A stretch of the Capsicum annuum cultivar UCD-10X-F1 chromosome 8, UCD10Xv1.1, whole genome shotgun sequence genome encodes the following:
- the LOC107860736 gene encoding bax inhibitor 1-like has product MILEAMNAVKWYFNRNWRRRDLMNSGTIPVPAHEILETVYLTLFGAMLCSTVGSYFHLFWEVGGLFTVLCSVASLLWLCFTSPQRVARRVSLLLMAAYYFGASVGLFTKYLFEMAQAKHSILALQPCCATFLAGTTIGVAIFYSKALITRERSDIYLGFLLYSCAQIVSCFQVNAIDIIDSHTAHAMFKVIVVQILFMGYLVVYSQEILYNAHLGDIDIVNCTLTVFFHLPGILVHAARVLCLPD; this is encoded by the exons ATGATACTCGAAGCGATGAATGCTGTGAAATGGTACTTCAATAGGAACTGGAGAAGACGAGACCTCATGAATTCCGGAACAATTCCTGTGCCAGCTCACGAAATCTTGGAGACG GTGTATCTTACTCTCTTTGGTGCCATGTTGTGCTCTACCGTTGGATCATACTTTCACTTGTTCTGGGAAGTGGGAGGGCTGTTCACAGTCCTTTGTTCTGTAGCAAGTTTACTCTGGCTTTGCTTTACATCACCACAGAGGGTG GCGAGGAGGGTCTCACTCTTATTGATGGCTGCCTATTACTTCGGTGCTTCTGTTGGCCTTTTTACAAAATATCTCTTTGAAATGGCTCAAGC AAAGCATTCCATACTTGCTCTCCAGCCTTGTTGTGCAACCTTTTTGGCAGGTACAACAATTGGCGTTGCAATTTTCTATTCTAAAGCATTGATAACAAGGGAAAGGAGTGACATCTATCTCGGTTTCCTGCTTTATTCTTGTGCTCAAATCGTCTCCTGCTTTCAAGTCAATGCTATTGATATCATTGACAGCCACACAGCTCATGCAATGTTTAAG GTAATTGTTGTGCAGATATTGTTCATGGGGTACCTTGTGGTATATAGCCAAGAGATATTGTACAATGCTCACTTGGGAGATATTGACATTGTCAACTGCACACTGACCGTCTTCTTCCATTTACCGGGTATACTGGTCCATGCTGCAAGAGTACTATGTCTGCCTGATTGA
- the LOC107857221 gene encoding bax inhibitor 1-like, translating to MTFLSVAMNAVKAYFKRSWRRRDMMTLAKIPVHYHQNLRMVYRTHFWAMLCATVGSYLHLFWEVGGLFTVLCSVASLLCLCFTSPHRVRVRVSLLMITASSFGASVGLFTKYLFGIDQVIIASLLGGTTIGIGIFWFGARITRQRSLIYMMCLLYSCGLMFSSLVVNAFDLLDSYTAHWMLMVTAVLALFMGYFVVYSQEILYDARYGYIDFVNRTLTIFFRLPVIVVHAARLYLGVRVEQRRRHKIAWGAA from the exons atgacgTTCTTGTCTGTGGCCATGAATGCAGTGAAAGCTTACTTCAAAAGGAGTTGGAGAAGACGAGACATGATGACTTTGGCAAAAATTCCAGTGCACTATCACCAAAACTTGAGGATG GTGTATCGTACTCACTTCTGGGCCATGTTGTGCGCTACTGTTGGATCCTACTTGCACTTGTTCTGGGAAGTGGGAGGGCTGTTCACAGTCCTTTGTTCTGTAGCAAGTTTACTCTGTCTTTGCTTTACATCACCACATAGAGTG AGGGTGAGGGTCTCACTCTTGATGATCACTGCCTCTTCCTTCGGTGCTTCTGTTGGCCTTTTTACCAAATATCTCTTTGGAATCGATCAAGT CATTATTGCCAGCCTTTTGGGAGGTACAACAATTGGCATTGGAATTTTTTGGTTTGGAGCGAGGATAACAAGGCAAAGGAGCTTAATCTACATGATGTGCCTGCTTTATTCTTGTGGTCTAATGTTCTCTAGCCTTGTTGTTAATGCTTTTGATCTTCTTGACAGCTACACAGCTCATTGGATGTTAATG GTAACCGCCGTGCTGGCATTGTTCATGGGGTACTTTGTGGTGTATAGCCAAGAGATACTGTACGATGCTCGCTATGGATATATTGACTTTGTCAATCGTACACTCACCATCTTCTTCCGTTTACCAGTTATAGTGGTTCACGCTGCAAGACTATACCTGGGTGTAAGAGTTGAGCAACGCCGCAGACACAAAATTGCTTGGGGAGCAGCATAA
- the LOC107857222 gene encoding bax inhibitor 1-like, which yields MIIEVMYAVIWYFNRNWRRQDLMNSGVIPAHAHASLDAVYSTFFGAMFCATIGSYLHLFWAIGGLFTVLSSVASLLCLCFTSPERVRVRLSLLMIASFSLGASVGLCTKYLFEIGQVFVPNLLAGSTVGIGVFLAAAWTTRERSIIYLGCMVYSGVIVFCYMVINLCFTIDSHTAHSMFKAIAELTFFMGYLVVYSQEILYDALFGEIDFVNRTLTVFLNLPAVVVHAARVLCLPEHIE from the exons ATGATAATCGAGGTGATGTATGCTGTGATTTGGTACTTCAATAGGAATTGGAGAAGACAAGACCTCATGAATTCTGGAGTAATTCCCGCTCACGCTCATGCAAGCTTGGACGCG GTGTATTCTACGTTCTTCGGTGCTATGTTCTGCGCTACTATTGGATCCTACTTGCACTTATTCTGGGCAATTGGGGGACTGTTCACAGTCCTTTCTTCTGTAGCAAGTTTACTCTGTCTCTGCTTTACATCACCAGAACGCGTG AGGGTGAGGCTCTCACTATTGATGATTGCTTCCTTTTCCTTGGGTGCTTCTGTTGGCCTTTGTACCAAATATCTCTTTGAAATCGGTCAAGT GTTTGTTCCCAACCTTTTGGCAGGTTCAACAGTTGGCATTGGAGTTTTCTTGGCTGCAGCATGGACAACAAGGGAAAGGAGTATCATCTACCTTGGTTGCATGGTTTATTCTGGTGTTATAGTGTTCTGCTACATGGTTATCAATCTTTGTTTTACCATTGACAGCCACACAGCTCATTCTATGTTTAAG GCAATTGCTGAGCTGACATTCTTCATGGGATACCTTGTGGTATATAGCCAAGAGATACTTTACGATGCTCTCTTTGGAGAAATTGACTTTGTCAATCGCACACTCACCGTCTTCCTCAATTTACCGGCTGTAGTGGTCCATGCTGCAAGAGTACTATGCCTGCCTGAACACATTGAGTGA